CTTCGGGGGACTGCACCTGGCCTATGGCGTCTATCTGGCCGCCACCGAGCGCAGCGTCCCGCCCGCGTGAACCCGGAACCCTTTCTCCAGCTGGATCGCGTGATCCATGAGAAGGGACGCCTGGCGATCATGTCCCTGCTCGCGGCCTCCCCGAGCCTCCTGTTCACCGAAGTGCGCGACACGTTGCGCATGACGGACGGGAACGCCACGGCGCACCTGCGGACGCTGCTCGAGGCGGGCTACATCTCGGTCACCAAATCGCTCGA
This Verrucomicrobiia bacterium DNA region includes the following protein-coding sequences:
- a CDS encoding transcriptional regulator, with the protein product MNPEPFLQLDRVIHEKGRLAIMSLLAASPSLLFTEVRDTLRMTDGNATAHLRTLLEAGYISVTKSLEGGRASTTYALTATGRRAFAHYVDLLGQIVAQTRPPDA